In Quercus robur chromosome 11, dhQueRobu3.1, whole genome shotgun sequence, the following proteins share a genomic window:
- the LOC126706790 gene encoding uncharacterized protein LOC126706790: MSKLHAPPRPLYKQHSWSPDIHRDEAWLRRKGSNKNSSGLRRNKSVSDDDLEELKACIELGFGFDSPEVDPKLSDTIPALEFFYAVNKQYSNSLSRSSSSSSLMASDTEIESPNIIIDQGEDAELVKTRLRQWAQVVACAVRQSSSTANGT, from the exons ATGTCGAAACTTCACGCGCCGCCACGGCCTCTCTACAAGCAACACTCGTGGTCGCCCGATATCCACCGCGACGAGGCGTGGCTGAGACGCAAAGGCAGCAATAAAAATAGCAGCGGCCTCCGCCGCAATAAGAGTGTTTCGGACGATGATTTGGAAGAGTTGAAGGCTTGCATAGAACTCGGGTTCGGATTCGATTCTCCGGAAGTGGATCCAAAACTATCGGATACAATTCCGGCTTTGGAGTTTTTCTACGCTGTTAATAAGCAGTACAGTAATAGCTTGTCGAGGTCTTCGTCTTCTTCGTCGTTAATGGCTTCTGATACCGAGATTGAAAGTCCCAACATCATTATTGATCAAG GTGAGGATGCTGAGCTGGTGAAGACGAGGCTGAGGCAATGGGCCCAAGTGGTTGCTTGCGCGGTACGCCAATCCTCTTCAACAGCAAACGGGACATGA